The bacterium genome has a segment encoding these proteins:
- a CDS encoding B12-binding domain-containing radical SAM protein, translating to MKILLVNPSQVEVYGKIGSPDYSPLGLAYIGAVLEKAGHEVKIIDIDMEKISEEQFPKIIKDYYELVCFTATTPTYEKAVKLCRSVKKNTDAVTVLGGIHATIAPDACAQSEFIDFVVRGEGEVTILDLIYAIQGKKAYTEVKGISFKENGKIIHTSERELIKNINEIPFPARHLYNQQKYTYPDSLLTPVMPIITSRGCSHNCTFCCTKLMFGSMVRFRSAPNVVDEIEYLIKKYEVKEIHFWDDNYTLNKKRVFEIHKELNKRNIKIKFAFPNGLRVDQVNEEVLKCLKDMGVYSIAFCVESGNQTILNNAKKGINLKQIEKAYFLAKRIGFETWGFFMLGLPGETEKTIKDTIEFAKKINPDIAKFHVLKPFPGTEVFNQLMKAGMITEFDYSKYGIHTRPVHKLPDLSEDDLLKWLKKAYRIFYLRPFKILSQLLRILKSWERFKLNIKVGFHVLRVMK from the coding sequence ATGAAAATACTACTGGTTAATCCATCTCAAGTTGAAGTGTATGGCAAGATTGGTTCGCCTGATTATTCCCCATTAGGTTTGGCTTATATTGGTGCAGTTCTGGAGAAAGCAGGGCATGAAGTTAAGATAATTGATATAGATATGGAAAAAATTTCAGAGGAACAATTTCCGAAAATTATTAAAGATTATTATGAATTAGTTTGCTTTACTGCTACCACCCCTACTTACGAAAAAGCTGTAAAACTTTGCAGATCAGTTAAGAAAAACACTGATGCGGTAACTGTTCTAGGTGGAATACACGCAACCATTGCTCCAGACGCATGTGCTCAGTCTGAATTTATAGACTTTGTGGTTAGAGGTGAAGGAGAGGTTACAATCCTGGATTTGATATATGCTATTCAGGGCAAAAAAGCATATACTGAAGTAAAGGGAATATCATTTAAGGAAAATGGCAAAATAATTCATACTTCAGAAAGAGAGCTTATAAAAAACATAAATGAAATTCCCTTTCCTGCAAGGCATTTGTATAATCAGCAGAAATACACCTATCCTGATTCGCTTTTAACTCCCGTTATGCCTATTATAACATCCAGAGGCTGTTCGCATAACTGTACTTTCTGCTGTACAAAACTGATGTTTGGTTCCATGGTTAGGTTTAGAAGCGCTCCGAATGTGGTTGATGAAATTGAATATTTAATTAAGAAATATGAGGTTAAAGAAATACACTTTTGGGATGATAATTATACATTAAATAAAAAAAGGGTTTTCGAAATTCACAAGGAGCTTAATAAAAGAAACATTAAAATAAAATTTGCTTTTCCCAACGGCTTAAGAGTTGATCAGGTAAATGAAGAAGTTTTAAAGTGTTTGAAGGATATGGGAGTTTATAGTATTGCCTTTTGTGTTGAATCTGGTAACCAGACTATCTTGAATAATGCAAAAAAGGGGATAAACTTGAAGCAGATTGAGAAAGCTTATTTTTTGGCTAAAAGAATTGGTTTTGAAACATGGGGTTTTTTTATGCTTGGTCTGCCTGGTGAAACTGAGAAAACAATCAAAGACACTATTGAATTTGCCAAAAAGATAAATCCTGATATTGCCAAGTTTCATGTTCTTAAACCATTTCCTGGAACAGAAGTTTTTAATCAATTAATGAAGGCAGGGATGATAACAGAATTTGATTATTCTAAATATGGAATTCATACCAGACCTGTTCATAAATTACCTGATTTAAGTGAAGATGATCTATTAAAATGGTTAAAAAAAGCTTACAGAATATTTTATTTAAGGCCTTTTAAGATTCTTAGCCAATTATTAAGAATATTAAAGTCATGGGAACGATTTAAATTAAATATTAAAGTTGGATTTCATGTGCTTAGGGTCATGAAATAA